The Pseudanabaena galeata CCNP1313 genome includes a region encoding these proteins:
- a CDS encoding cryptochrome/photolyase family protein, with translation MLETACEFLSQIENYPISEKIEQQLRNSDRALFILHDQLNLDVFPKELLAQKPLLIFVESLKYATFIPHHKQKLVYILSSQRHLAIACHQQGFPVLNLFTEGFHAEAIANFLAQCPQLKLTYMQPSEWDTRSQMLALNDQFSDRLEILPNRFFIADAEKFKPKIKKGYRLETFYRELRKQTGYLMADGKPVGGNWNYDKENRKSLPKNVVIPTIPEVPPDAITQEVIELVKNYLPDAFGRLDQFGYAVTRDRALELAQLFIETRLANFGAYEDAIKVGAPFLFHSVLSIYLNNGLLLPQELCEMAIAAYEQNIAPLNSVEGFIRQILGWREYIRVYYEAQMPQVRESNYFQFFNNLPQLYWDANTDLLCLKDAVTNVLNYGYSHHIQRLMVLSNFSNLTNTDPHQLNYWFWLAYVDAYEWVELPNVLGMSTFADGGVLASKPYVSGGNYINKMSNCCSQCTYDVKQKTGSSACPFNYLYWNFVDQHRHSFIENGRVSLMIHAYENKPDEEKTAIRDSSIHFIKNLKHSYSK, from the coding sequence ATGCTAGAAACTGCCTGTGAATTTCTCTCGCAAATAGAAAATTATCCGATTTCAGAAAAGATAGAACAGCAATTAAGAAATAGCGATCGCGCTCTGTTTATCCTTCATGATCAACTAAATCTGGATGTATTTCCCAAAGAATTACTCGCACAAAAGCCATTGTTAATCTTTGTGGAATCCCTGAAATATGCCACATTTATTCCTCACCATAAGCAAAAACTAGTTTATATCCTCAGTTCTCAGAGGCACTTGGCGATCGCCTGTCATCAACAGGGATTTCCCGTACTAAATTTATTTACCGAAGGATTTCATGCCGAGGCGATCGCGAATTTTTTGGCGCAATGTCCTCAGCTTAAGCTTACCTATATGCAGCCATCAGAGTGGGATACGCGATCGCAAATGTTGGCTTTAAATGATCAATTTAGCGATCGCCTCGAAATACTTCCCAATCGCTTTTTTATTGCGGATGCTGAAAAATTTAAGCCGAAAATCAAAAAAGGATATCGCTTAGAGACTTTCTATCGAGAACTTCGTAAGCAAACTGGTTACTTGATGGCAGATGGTAAACCCGTCGGCGGTAATTGGAACTATGACAAAGAGAATCGTAAATCTTTGCCCAAAAATGTTGTGATTCCTACGATTCCTGAAGTCCCACCTGATGCAATTACTCAGGAAGTAATCGAGTTAGTCAAAAACTATTTACCTGATGCTTTTGGAAGACTAGACCAATTTGGTTATGCCGTAACTCGCGATCGCGCCCTAGAACTAGCTCAATTATTCATCGAAACCCGCTTAGCGAATTTTGGAGCTTACGAAGATGCTATCAAAGTCGGCGCACCCTTTTTATTTCATTCTGTGTTGTCGATTTATCTTAACAATGGCTTGCTGTTACCACAGGAACTCTGCGAAATGGCGATCGCCGCCTATGAACAAAACATTGCACCTCTCAACTCTGTGGAGGGTTTTATCCGTCAAATTTTAGGATGGCGCGAATATATTCGCGTTTATTACGAAGCGCAAATGCCCCAAGTGCGAGAGAGTAATTATTTTCAATTTTTTAATAACTTACCGCAACTTTATTGGGATGCAAATACCGATTTACTCTGTCTAAAAGATGCTGTTACTAATGTTCTAAATTATGGCTATTCACATCATATTCAGAGACTGATGGTCTTAAGTAACTTTAGCAATCTCACAAATACAGATCCGCATCAGCTAAATTACTGGTTTTGGCTTGCCTATGTCGATGCCTATGAATGGGTTGAGCTTCCTAATGTTCTGGGTATGTCTACGTTCGCTGATGGTGGTGTACTTGCCTCCAAGCCCTATGTATCAGGGGGGAATTACATTAACAAAATGAGCAATTGCTGCTCCCAATGTACCTATGATGTGAAGCAAAAAACAGGTAGTTCTGCCTGTCCCTTTAATTATCTATATTGGAATTTTGTCGATCAGCATCGTCATAGCTTTATTGAAAATGGCAGGGTGTCACTAATGATTCATGCTTATGAGAACAAACCTGATGAGGAGAAAACAGCCATTAGAGACTCATCAATTCATTTTATAAAAAACCTCAAACACAGCTATTCTAAATAG
- a CDS encoding M3 family metallopeptidase, with protein sequence MSEVTNPLLIGKGLPPFPDIKPEHVIPAITQLLEETSAGLTELEANLQPTWSGLVEPLEHLTERIGWGWGAIEHLLSVKNSAALREAHKVVQPKVIEFFNRFSQSQPVYKAYKAIYGSSEWDSLEPAQKRIVEAAIRDAELSGVGLEGEAKEKFNAIQMELAELSTNFSNHVLDATKEFSMTLNKPEEIEGLPPSLLAQAAQASRLDGDDKATPEDGPWCITLDYPSYVPFMQHSRRRDLREKLYRAFVSRAASGEFDNSPLIDRILELRKQKANLLGYSTYAELSLARKMAPNVEAVEKLLEELRQSSYNAATEEFAELKEFAKSQGETIELKHWDTSYWAERQRETKFNFTVEELRPYFPLPQVLEGLFALVKRLFGVTVVPADGKAPIWHESVRFFEIQNESNEAIAYFYLDPYSRPAEKRGGAWMNDCIGRAKVTEEGKTITRLPIAYLICNQSPPVDGKPSLMTFGEVETLFHEFGHGLQHMLTKVDYSGASGINNVEWDAVELPSQFMENWCYDRATLFGMAKHYETGEILPESYFQKLIDSKNYMSGSGMLRQLHFSLVDIELHHRYEVGGSETPMQLRSRLSETTMVIPPLPEDNFLCSFGHIFAGGYAAGYYSYKWAEVLSADAFAAFEEAGLENEEAIASTGRLYRDTVLALGGSKHPMEVFKTFRGREPSTAPLLRHSGLAKV encoded by the coding sequence ATGAGTGAAGTTACTAATCCGCTCTTGATTGGCAAAGGCTTACCACCATTTCCAGACATCAAACCAGAACATGTGATTCCTGCCATCACCCAATTGCTTGAAGAAACTAGCGCGGGATTGACTGAACTTGAAGCAAACCTGCAACCTACATGGTCAGGGCTAGTCGAGCCGCTAGAGCATTTGACTGAGCGCATTGGTTGGGGATGGGGTGCGATCGAGCATTTATTAAGTGTAAAAAATAGTGCAGCTTTGCGGGAAGCTCACAAAGTCGTGCAACCCAAGGTCATCGAATTTTTTAACCGATTTAGTCAGAGCCAACCAGTCTATAAGGCTTATAAGGCAATTTACGGATCATCAGAGTGGGACAGTCTCGAACCTGCTCAAAAACGTATCGTTGAAGCTGCCATCCGTGATGCAGAGCTATCAGGCGTTGGTTTGGAAGGTGAAGCCAAAGAGAAGTTTAATGCGATCCAAATGGAACTTGCTGAACTCTCCACTAACTTCTCTAATCATGTGCTTGATGCTACCAAAGAATTTAGTATGACGCTGAACAAACCCGAAGAGATTGAAGGTTTGCCTCCGAGTCTGTTAGCTCAAGCTGCTCAAGCATCTCGTCTAGATGGTGATGATAAAGCCACTCCTGAAGATGGTCCTTGGTGTATCACCCTCGACTACCCCAGCTATGTACCATTTATGCAGCATAGCCGTCGTCGTGATTTGCGAGAGAAGCTCTATCGCGCCTTTGTTAGTCGTGCCGCAAGTGGTGAATTTGACAATTCTCCATTAATCGATCGCATTCTCGAATTGCGTAAACAAAAGGCAAATTTACTCGGCTATTCTACCTATGCAGAATTGAGCCTTGCTCGGAAGATGGCTCCTAATGTTGAAGCAGTTGAGAAACTACTCGAAGAATTGCGTCAATCCAGCTACAATGCAGCTACTGAGGAGTTTGCAGAACTAAAAGAATTTGCTAAGTCTCAAGGCGAAACCATTGAACTCAAACATTGGGATACTTCCTATTGGGCTGAACGTCAGCGCGAAACTAAGTTTAATTTCACTGTAGAAGAATTGCGCCCTTACTTCCCATTACCTCAAGTTCTCGAAGGTTTATTTGCACTAGTTAAGCGTTTGTTCGGAGTTACCGTAGTACCTGCGGATGGCAAAGCCCCGATCTGGCATGAAAGTGTCCGCTTCTTTGAAATTCAGAACGAGAGTAATGAGGCGATCGCTTATTTTTATCTCGATCCCTATAGTCGTCCTGCGGAAAAGCGTGGCGGTGCATGGATGAATGATTGCATCGGACGCGCTAAGGTGACCGAAGAGGGTAAGACTATTACCCGTTTACCTATAGCCTATTTGATTTGTAATCAATCGCCTCCCGTTGATGGCAAGCCCAGCCTCATGACCTTTGGCGAAGTGGAAACTCTCTTCCATGAGTTTGGTCATGGATTGCAACATATGTTGACTAAGGTTGACTATTCAGGAGCATCAGGCATTAATAACGTCGAATGGGATGCTGTTGAACTTCCTAGTCAATTCATGGAAAACTGGTGCTACGATCGCGCTACTTTGTTTGGCATGGCGAAACACTATGAAACAGGCGAAATCCTTCCTGAAAGCTACTTCCAAAAGTTGATTGACTCCAAAAACTACATGAGTGGTTCAGGAATGCTCCGTCAGTTGCATTTCAGCCTTGTCGATATCGAGTTACACCATCGCTATGAAGTCGGCGGCTCGGAAACTCCAATGCAATTGCGATCGCGCCTCTCGGAAACCACAATGGTAATTCCACCCTTGCCAGAAGATAATTTTCTCTGTTCCTTTGGTCATATCTTCGCAGGAGGCTATGCCGCAGGTTATTACAGCTACAAGTGGGCGGAAGTCCTCAGCGCCGATGCCTTTGCAGCTTTTGAGGAAGCAGGATTGGAAAATGAAGAGGCGATCGCTTCAACGGGTAGGCTCTACCGCGATACAGTTTTGGCTCTCGGTGGCAGCAAGCATCCGATGGAAGTATTCAAAACCTTCCGAGGACGTGAACCCAGCACTGCGCCATTACTCCGCCATAGCGGTTTAGCGAAGGTCTAA